The Scleropages formosus chromosome 9, fSclFor1.1, whole genome shotgun sequence DNA segment GAGCCACACTGAGGGCGAGTAGCAGTGTGTCATGTGCTCGTGTGTTCAGCGGAGAAGCTCATCCGCTCTGTCCTGCCTGGCACGAAACGTAATTATTTTTGCGTGCCTGTGCAGGTCGTGTAGTAACTGTACGCAACAGGGTCGCAGAggcccggagcctatcccgggagcactgggtacaaggctgggaggggaggggaggggagaccCTGATGAGATGCCAGCCCATCGGAGGGAGTTCTTCACTTTTTCACCTCACTTTCTTTGACTTCAGTTACACGGCTCTCACGCCACGGTACGCTACTTTCCGGCTCCTCGCACAACAACGTCGAAACACATGTTCTACTTTATATTTCCCCCCACAGGTACTAAAAAAGTGAGGACTGAGAGCTGGAGATCAGTAGAGAGAGGAGCATCTGTCACCATCCCATGTCGCTATGATCGGCAATTTAAACACCAAGTGAAATACTGGTGTAGAGGGAAAGCTTGGAGGTACTGTACTACTATGGTACGCACTGCCTCACCGCAGAGTAAAGGCGACGTGTCCATCACCGATGACCCCGGCAAACTGGTCTTCAACGTGACCATGAGGAACCTACAGAAGGAGAACTCTGGCTGGTACTGGTGTGGAGTGGAAACTCGTTCTTCTCGAACTGAAAATGACCTCACAGCTCTATATTTATTAGTAACCGGAGGTAAGCGAGTTGTGCTTTTACTCGTCTGCCGTGTTTCTTTACATAGTTCGTAAAAAAAGGTACTAAAGTAAGTCTGGTACTTTTTGTTTGTATGAAAGCTGAAATTTTCCTTTTGAGTCAATGTCACACAGTAGATATTAATACTAAAAGTAGCACCAAAAGTACTATGTTTTACATTCCTTATGATCACTCCTTaaaagttattttgttttgcagtatGAGGTGAAGTGCGAAATCTTCACGTCTGTCTCCTTTCCTACTCAACCGAAATATACATTTCGTACCCCAAACGTTGCTTTTCATAACTTGATTACAAAATAGAGCTCTTACTTTACCTTcattaaatgtaactgtaacgATTCTCCGTCAGTAAAATGTTTCATATCAATTGTTATTCTTATTAAAAACATCCTCCTGCTCAGATTCATGCGAAAATCATTATTATATCTGTGCCAAACtgtcatttcatatttatttcgGTATTTGTCACTTCTGACACAACAAGTAACTACACACTTTCAAAACTGAGTCTCACCTGTAAAAACGCAGTAAATGTTTCCAGGTGTaaagagaatatttttattttatttaatattttctacagACATGAGTATCGTTCTAAACACCTGTTGTGAGCTCTCAATCACTgtaggtactgtactgtactgtgctttACTATgtttaacactctaagtcaccgGTATTAATGTACCACGTAAATACCACAGtaatcactgtatgtcactttggagaaaagtgtctcataactcaataaatgtaaatgtgtgacaaacacaaaacacaaactcaCTTCATCTGTGACCCGTCCAACAGGAGAGTCAGTTACCACGCCGGTTACCACGCCGGTTACCCCATCGTCTCCTGCTGCCTTAACTAAGGAGACGTGCCAAACAACAAATGCACAAAGGTAAGATGACCATGTTGTCGTGGTAAAACCATGTTTATCgtcagcagtaaaaatgaaggAGACACTCAGATTCGTGGTAAATGTCCTTGTGTCCATGTTGTTTCCAGTCCATGCGCACTGCTCATCGCTCTGCTCTCAGTCGCACTTCTCCTTCTGCTCTTGGTGCCTTTTGTCATCAAGACCTGGATTCTGCACAAGAAACTGAGTGAGAAAAGCTGCTCGCAAACATATATATGAGAGCAGTAACACCACTTTTACCGTGATCATGCGCACTGAAAACGCAGTAAGAGCTCTACCCTCTTTCATACTCTTTCCCATGTTCctgcagaggaaacacacaccacacgcaGGGATGGAGAGAACAGATGGACGCCCGCTGTGAGTGGACTCTACTGTCCCCGTCTCATATGtgactgaaatgtgtgtgtgacgcgtcaacgtgtgttttttttcagaaagtcacccagtggagggggggggggggggtgtttattGAACtaggaaaaaataacattgttttggtgaaacaccaaaaaaataaaaaaacaggaaaatatcaacagaattttttttttttttaaatagtaatgatttttcaaaaaagaccAACAACACAGCAGTTGCaccattaaaaaataacatcttCACACACCCTTTGTTCTCATAGAGTCTTCAGTGGGGACACTGGTGTGTGACTGGAGCTCCTGTCCACCGTGTCCAGTATTAATTCAGAAAAACACCCCGACTGGATATGAAAGTGACCCCGAAAGAAATTTCTCGCACACCTTCGCTCACGGCGTGTGGTGTTTCCTTACAGTCGACCAAAGACCATGAAGATGAAGTGACCTACAGCACCGTGGTTCACAAGATACCGGCAGCACAGAGAGGagtaaacaaggtaaaacatGGTAATATAACAGTGTAACTCTACTGTAAAGTGTCAACAGTAAAACGTGGTGACAGGCTGtgttgacagtgtgtgttcctgtcCAGCCCCTCGTGGACCCTGGAGATGCAGTGGTGTACAGCACTATAGCAGTGCAGCACAACGAGGTAGGACACCTCTAGTGTGTATCTGCACATCATGGGGCTACTGAGTGTTTCCTGAGAGACGTTCAGCcagtcaaagtgtgtgtgttggacacTGCGAGGCGTGACAAAGAGACACAATACTGAGGACACACCGCTTTAGTTGTGTGCTTCCTGTAGAGTTCGGCTGGTCCCGATGAGACCGACAGCAACAAGTTTCCAAAGCACAAGAAGGTCCTGTAGTCCAGTCGACGTGTTGGATCACAATTCATACTGTTGAATTATAGTTTAATAAACTGAAGTTCGCTGTTATCTGTGATAATCATCATGTCGCAATGaaggaaatcacacacaagGCTGAGGTTTCACCTCTATTTACTGCACCGATACTGTTTCCTCAGGGTTCAGCAAAGTGTCCAAGAATCTCCAAGAACCCAGAGCTGCACTGAGGGAAAAAACACCAGTTTCTCCAACCTGTGGGTTGAGAAGAAATTTACACCTTGAAAATGTGATTCCTACATAACAATAGTGATGAAGTAAAAAATGATTAATCTCTCAGGACCTGCAGTGAGCTGCAGATCATCATGAGCTCTTCAAAACTGGTGTTTTATGATTTTAAagatttacatctattcatttatcagacacttttctccaaagtgacaaacatctcagagaaaatacaatgtgttcattacattagaaggagacatagttgcagaagtgtgattctcaagtaaacttggtttgtttctttccacttgatgcaccgatgttcatcacacgagtaggtgcacaaaactcagcatAGATtactcctgatcaccttcatgcaaaattttttattttattttattttttttttaaaaaaaggtacacaaactaaaaaattaaaaattaaaatatattatttttcctgACAGTTGTAAGCATTGAAAAACAGGGTAAAGCAGCAAGAGAgaaaatttctgttttcagtgatatggggggaggtggggtgaTACAGGTGATTACTGGAATTACTCTGTTGTAACTACATTTTTTATGTGCAGTTGAACCTTTCAATGTCtatataatatttacagtaatacaataataaaaccaCTGTAAACAATGACTGCTactgctgtaatttttactgtagcacaTTTATTACCTCATAATACTGTCACTatgaggggcgtggtggcgcagtgggttggaccgggtcctgctctccggtgggtctggggttcaagtcccgttttgggtgccttgcgacggactggcgtcccgtcctgggtgtgtcccctccccctccggccttatgccatgtgttgccgggtaggctccgattccctgcgaccccgtatgggacaagcggttctgaaaatgtgtgtgtgtgtgtgtgtgtgtgtgtgtgtgtgtgtgtgtgtgtacgtgtactgTCACTTTTTACTACGCAACCGATACAAAttcaatagctgcttgtcctgagcagggtcacggtgaactggagcctatccaggaagcactgGGTACGAGGCTGAGGGAGgtctggacgggacaccaggtcatcgcagggtagccactgacacacacacacgataggCAATATAGTAGTGCCATTATAGGGCAATAGACcggaactgcatgtgtttggactgtgggaggaaacaggagcactcaGGGGAGACCCACGCAGacaggagaacatgtaaactctacagactgagcggggatataacccatgttctcacacaccccaggagctgtgagacaccagaaCATAGTTTATGAAAAGTAAAATTGATGAGTGGTGGACAGATTGTCGGCTGCAGTCCTTTGAATGTTTCTTATCTCTTCCTACTTCAGTGTATGAGCTACGGAGACAAAAGGGCTGAGAGTGAACACAGGGAAGCTCTTTCCTCAGCAGAACTGGCCAACCAGGAAGTGTGAATTTATGGTATCTGTGGCCAAAGAAGGTTCTTCACAAGTAACTTTTACTTTATGAAAATATGGAGTTGTCTGCTATAAAACACTGAACTACTGTATGGTCCATATTAATAACAACATTTTCTTCACCAAAACCTGTGTTCAGGTGTTCAGCGTCCAACTTCGGGTGTGAAagaaccatccatccatccatccatccatccatccatccatccatttatccacccacccaccctcaCTGAGCTGCCGTGTGAACAGGACGACAGTGGTTCAGAGGGAACCCTGACATGTACAGGGGCACAGGGTTCACCCTGCAGGGGaatctctcacacgcacacacacacacacacacacacacacacacacacgcacacacacacacacacacacacagggtaatTACCCATCCCCACCATGTCAGTGTGGAGGACTCTGGGACAGAatcaacaaaatatttaaatgatggAAAACAACAGTTTAAGATCATATAGGGGAGCCATGgggacacagcgagtagcactgctgtctcacagcacctgggtggtgcgagaggacctggcttcgatccccgctcggtctgtgtggagtttgcaggttctccccatatctgtgtgggtttcctgcaggtgctctggtttcctcccacactccaaagacatgctgttcaagtttccccatagtgtgtgagtgacacagagagagtgtgtgtgttccactgatgtatggatgagtgacccagtctaagtagtgtatctagcagtgtaagtcaccatggtgaataaggtgtgtggactgataacactacatagagttcattggaagttgctttgtagaaaagcgtctgacaaataaataaatgtaaatattgcattaGATAAGTTTGGATGATTCAGGAAAGCACATCTTCACCTATGTCCCTCCCcccacaaaaacagaaagataGCTCTAACAGCAAGGATTAGCATTATGTTAAACTGAATTAGCAcataaaaacatcttttaactgaataagaaatataatcccttcctggatcagtgccttggcgtggcggaagggcttgcatgatctagggatctccggagctatgtcgtcgggagcattatgctcctggtagggtctcccaaggcgaacaggtctggagtgaagatccagactaacacgatccaaaaacttccttgaaaaaagtaaacaagagaacgtttaccctgcccgggatagggtcactg contains these protein-coding regions:
- the LOC108922753 gene encoding polymeric immunoglobulin receptor-like; translated protein: MASVLFLLLLLLLITRFPGNSSVNTDVQRGGSVTIPCHYGHQYRYHVKYWCKGYTWSHCTTTVRSNSTQSKGDVFITDVPDQLVFYVTMRNLQEKDAGWYWCGVGTGSPQYEISSHYITISTGTKKVRTESWRSVERGASVTIPCRYDRQFKHQVKYWCRGKAWRYCTTMVRTASPQSKGDVSITDDPGKLVFNVTMRNLQKENSGWYWCGVETRSSRTENDLTALYLLVTGGESVTTPVTTPVTPSSPAALTKETCQTTNAQSPCALLIALLSVALLLLLLVPFVIKTWILHKKLKETHTTRRDGENRWTPASTKDHEDEVTYSTVVHKIPAAQRGVNKPLVDPGDAVVYSTIAVQHNECMSYGDKRAESEHREALSSAELANQEV